The Buteo buteo chromosome Z, bButBut1.hap1.1, whole genome shotgun sequence region ccatggataaggaattggctggatggtcgcactcaaagagttgcggtcgATGGCTCGATGCgcaagtggagagcagtgacaagtggcattcctcaggggttagtattgggaccagcactgttttaacatctttgtcggcaacatggacagtgggattgagtgcaccctcagaaAGTCTGCTGtcgacaccaagctgtgtggtgtggttgacacgctggagggaagggatgccatccagagggaccttgacaggcttgagaggtgggcccatgcaaacctcatgaagttcagcaaggctAAGTgtaaggtcctgcacatgggtcagggcaatcccaagcacaaatacagactgggcagagaatggattgagagcagccctgaggagaaggacttgagggTGTTCattgacaagaagctcaacacaACCTGGcaatgtgcgtttgcagcccagaaatcaaaccatatcctgggctgcatcaaaagaagcatggccagcaggtcgagggaggtgattctctccctctactctgctctcatgagaccccacctagAGTACTGAGTTCAGCTCTGGAGCCCCcaataagaaggacatggacctgctggatcaagcccagaggagggccacaaagatgatcagggggctggaacacctgtcctatgaagacaggctgagagagttggggctgttcagcctggagaagagaaggctccagggacaccttatagctgccttccagtacttaaagggggcctacaggaaagctggagagggactttgtACAAGAGCATGTAGTGAcgggacaaggggtaatggctttaacaCAAAGAGGGTACATGTAGATtaaatgtaaggaagaagttcttcactgtgagggtggtgaggcactgaacaggctgcccagagaagctgtggatgcccagTCCCTGGAAGTGTACCAAGGCCAtattggatggggctttgagcaatgtggtctagtggaaggtgtctctgcccatggcagggcgcttggaactagatgatctttaaggtcccttccaactcaaatcattctatgattccgATTCTATGAAAATGACCTACAATGTCCCCCAAAACATGAAGCTGACAACGGGGTTACTAGGGATGTGGCACAAGCCAGGAGAGTGGCAGTGAACCCCACACAGCTGCAGGtcccccagcctcagcagctgCTCGGTGCAACTTACAGCTTCAGCAGGTGCCTGACAATCTGCTCAGGAATGAGGCGTTTCTGGCAGATGGTGTCAGCCTCCCACACCACTGCCTCACAGATGCTGCCATCCTGGAAACGCCGCAGCTCTGATTTCTCCCCCCAGAAGGTCCGGAAGTCCAGGGCCTGTGGAGAGACATTGGCCAAGCCAGGCCAGGGACACGGGTCACCACTGGGGCCAGCCGAACGACTCCCATGAGACCATCAGCCAGCCCTGTAGCCATCTGCAACCACAGCATggcaccagctctgctccaccCTACTCAGCACAAGCAGGGCTCCTCTCACCTCGGGATGATCAGCCTGCGGTCCCTTCTCCAGCGTGCTGGCAGCAAACTCGGGGACAAACAGGAGCCCAAATGTCAGAGGCCCGACATCCTTGTGTTTTGGGGGCTCAGCATCAATCGACCACTGTGGGAAAATGGAGAACATGAAACACAAGGAGAGATGAGgttgctggagcagcagctgctgggataTTGGGCTGCTAGATGAACCTCCTGCTATGTGCTCTTGGGTGCCCGGATGAGCACAGACAAGGAAACCCTCATTTAGTAGTCTCcccaatgaaaaaaacaattgtATTCTCCCTGCCCCATTACTGGGCCAGCACTCCTGCCCAGACCAAGCCCAGACCAAGTCTCCCAGCTGCACCCCATACCCCAGTGCAGGGCCTCAGATCCCATATTCCCCACAAAGGGGACACGCCTGTCTCCTCCCCAGTGAGGAAAGGTCCCACCCCGTGCCCAGCAGTGCCACAAGGGACACAAGAGACCCCACATGCTGCGAAGGATGCAGTGTCATTGTCAAGCTGCACTACCTCAGGGATCTGGGGCAAGGAGTGAGCCACGAGCAGCGCTCTCCCAGCCAGCCCACGGGCCAGCAGCGAGACAACAAAGGGAAGGGCCGTGGCCACGTAGTTCCCACCCCGATCCATCAGCTCGTTCAGCAGCTGCATCTTCTTGCAGGCACCCTGCAGCTTGGAGGCATGCTTCAGGctaaaagagaaggagaaaacctGGTCACCCACCTCTGCCACCAAATCCTTTCTAAGAGAGAAATGCTAGAAGTAGGATAAAGTGGGGAGCTGACAGTCCTGGCCCAGGATGGGGGCTACAAGAAGAAACACTAGTTTGGCATCTCAGGATGCACCACAGGAGACATTCATCCTTGGGACAGTCATCATTCCCAAAGGCCAAAGCattgccctcctcctcctgggagGCTATCTAGACAGTAAAAGCGGAATGGCCAAATGCAAGAGGCACCCATGTCTATCTCAGAAATAGCAGGGCCACCTCCCAGCAGGCAGGTCCAAATTCACTCCAGCCCAAAGCCAGAAGCAGCCCACTCCTCTCTGAACAGGCTCCTCAGCATCACCCCACCAGCACAGTGAGACTCACTGGAAGACGTGGTCAAAGGCTCTGAGCATGGGCTTCGCGGTCATAAGCAGCACCTGAAAGCCATCCACCATCCGATCATCCAAAATCTCCATGGAGCGCTTGGCTTCAAACTGGACCTGAGCAAGGAGATAAGACAGAGCAAGAGCATgaatgggaggagaaaaagaaagcaaatcccTCCAGCAGGGGTCACCAATGCTCCCCCATTAACCACAGCCACCCCAGGTCCATGGTCACCAGCAGACCCTGATCCCAGACAGCCTCTGTCCTCAGCGTGAAGCCAAGTGACTGACAGCTGTCACTGCTGGTCAGACAGTTTCTCCTTGATATCCCGCCAccaaggtgttttttttctgctccaaaACAGTTACTTCTGCTAAACAGCTGCTTGGCTTCACCCAAAGGTGCccacaaagaggaaaacaacTTTCCTCCATCATTCAAGCAAGACAGGTAAAGCAGCAGTACATCCAAGTTTTGAAATTCAGTTCCAAGCTTCAGAGCTGGAGACGGAtgttaaaagcttaaaaagcaACACTGAGCCCCCTCCTCATGTCTAACATCCTCCTCCAAGATGTCTAACTACCCTCTGCCTGCCTCAGTTCACTCCTAAGACAGCATCTCAGGATGCCATCACAACCTGCTTGGTACCTGGTGGTATTTGCTGGCAGTCATATCAGCGCAGAGGTTCACCAGCCCAGAGGGATCCACAAAGACTACTTCAAAGGCCTGGTGGAAGTCATCCAGGACAGGCTGAAAGACAAACACAGTCCTTAGTGCCACGACACAGCACAGGCACCAGGGCACCAGCGCCTCATTGCCATCCGACACCCCTCTAACAGGCACATTCCTGTCCAGACAGCACGGACAGCCCAGCCAGACGCAGGCATGAGATGCCCCCAGAGGGTTCCTTACCAGGGATGCATCCACATCCTTCGCTAGGCTGATCCCCGTCACACTCAGGTCAGTGGTGGCTGTGGGCAGACAAGAAGGAACAAGTCACACCACGATACAATCCACATCTCCACTGGTGACAGTGATATATCTATGTGCCAGTAACACCATGGTCTCACAACACTAACAGTGCTACAATGCAATGCTGACCTCCATCTTGTGACAGGACCTACCCGCTCCTCTGCAAGCTGTTccatccagccctgctctgctgcctcaTCCCCTCCTGTCCATCCCACCCCTAGGGTCTCAgcatcagagagagaaaagccacAATTCCCCCTTCCCCCACTGCGTTCAGGCTTTGTGCAGAGACTCTGCTGACATCAGCTTTTTCTTGCCCAGAAAGGCCCCTGGAAACTCACCCAGAAACTGCAGGGTGCTCCTCAGCACCTGGTACCCACTCATCATCTTGACAATCTTGCGTTTCATCAGCAGGTAGGCAACCAGCATGGAGACCAAGAAGCCGCTGAAGCACCCCAAGCCCTGTGAAAACAGAGAGTGGAGTCAACAAGAGCGCAACCAGGCACTGCGAGCCCCCCAGAGCCCACCCTACGACTGCTTCTGGCCTCTGTCATCAGGAGGCCAGAAGCCTTGGGCAGCCCCCAAGCCCACCAGGAAGATGTTGAGGCAAAGCCTTGTACAAGGAACAGAGATATGGATCCTCTTGCAGAAAAGGCAAGAACTCAAAGTTCTTCGGGAAATGGGGCGAATACCcctaaaaaaatcctgaaaccAAAAATCCGCTACATAATTCCAGGGATCTGAAAGAAGCACGATTGTCTGGCACACAGACTCATTGCAACCCACAGGGTAGGAAGGAGGTCCATGAAACCTAAGACAGCTCAAATCAGAGTCACAAGCCCACCACACCACCcaccacaacaaaaccaccaccactccacccctgggaagggagagcaggCCAAAGGCAGGTTAGCCAGGCAAGCAGAGCCTGCCCTGTCCCCTGGCATAGGACATACCTTGCTGAGCTGCCGCTGGTTCAGCCAAACTTTGAGAAGGGCCAGGCCATCCTTCATGCCTGGGAAGTCAGTGGCTGCACTAGACAAGAAGTGCAGGTGGGACAGCAGCACCGTGTCGCAGAGGATGGAGTTGTTGTAGTGTGGGGTTGGGGGCTCGGGGGCTCCTGTGTAGGGAGACAACAGCACATTAGACCCAACCACAAACCTTCCATTCATAGAAAAGGGCTGCAGCAAACCCACCTCCGGGCATTGGGTGCAGTCTTTGGCTGAACCAAGCAGACTTGTGTTCCCCCAGTCCCAGGCCCTACCTTCTTTGGGGGTGCTCTGCTCCATGAACCAGGCTGTCCGGACATTGTTCTTGCCGGGGTAGAAGCGGCTGGGTTTGAAGAGACCGGGGGCAGGACAGGCATGGAGTCGGACGGTGACCATCTTCTCATCCTTGCCTGTAAGCACCAGGGGATAGATGTGCAGGAGAAAGAGATGTCAGAGATTAACTTGAGAAAACAGGGAGCATCGCCAGCTTGGGTAAAGGAAAAAGCTCCTTACCAGCAAAGCTCAGCAGCAGTAGAAATCATCTCAGAGCAGAGAGTGACGACATCCCAGAGCCAACAATAACCCTGAGGTCACATTGCTCAAGTCCAATTCCCATCTTCATCCCCACTGGCCAGGCCAGTTACCCCAGCactctcctgcctgccctggcctTGCCACACCACTGCCTGTCCCAGACCCAAACCTGGGTTCTGCAGAAAcaagcagcacccagcagcccaggcaccccacATCATCTCAGAGAACACCAGGCTGCACACAGCTCCCTGGGGAAGGCAAGAGgatggcagggagcagggatgggTAGCGCAGGGAGGAAGGCCAGTGCTAGACACAGACATGTTTTTGTAGGGTCTGCTTTAGTCCCTGAAGTACCTACAGGGTGGGCCAGCCAGCAAGGCcaaggctggggagcccgcCAAGCTGCAgagggggactgggaggggaagAGACCTTGAGGACTACGCTCTGTGTGGAGGGAGAGGACAACTGGGAGGACTGAAGCTCCAAAATTTATCACCAATTGTGACGACAGCCCCAAACTGACCCCTCTCCAAAGGGCCTGTTAGAAGGTATGAgatcaccaccacccccctccaCCTAATGCTAGTACCCACTCACACCCCCCACCAGAGCAAGGCTCAAGTGCTACCTTGAGGTCTCAGCAGCAGGATGGGCTTGAGATGGTTGCTGTTCATGTAGGCAAACTTCACGCTGCCAAAGAGCTTCTCCTTGGAGAACTGCTGGGCAATGTGGGCCAGGTACAGAGCTCTCTTACGGTGGTAGCGCTGATTCAGGTTATCTTTATCCTGGAAGATTTCCTGGGAAGAGAGGGACAGGGCAATCCCACCTCACTTGCCTGCAGAGCTCGGTTCAGCCTGAGGCACTATACCACTCACCACTCACTCCAGTCCCTCAGGCAGCCCTATCTCAGCCATGTGGCTACAGCCCCAAGGAGCTCCAAGTCGGTCAGGAGCACTACCTTGCTGCTGGCTCACGAGGCCCTAGGATAGCAGGAGACAGGGTAGAGCCATGCAGCCGAACAGGGTGTTGCTTCATCTCAAACCCCATTACAGCTAGTCTGGGCAGCAAGAGGAGAGAGTTCTAAAGGGGTAACAGCCTGCAAACATCACCCTCCTTGTAACACAGTCTTGGGAGCTGGGTACAAGTGCAATGGGGTACAAAGACAGCGAGCACCTATCTCCCCAGCAATGAGGAAGAGGTTCAGCCcaagcagagagaaggaagatcCTCATGAGAAACTAAAATCAAAGCACCTGAAAACTCTGATAGAGCGAGTGGTGAGACCACACTCCCCAGCTCCTCGTGGGAGTCACCACACTCCATGTCCAGATGCTGCAACCTCACTCAGGAATGGAGAggacagggcaggaggggagggggctcaGCTGGGCCCCAGACCACTCAGGAGCAGGCACGGCCAGACTCACCCGTGGCATGGTCACTGCCACATCCACATTGATCTCCGGCTTAATGCAGGTGCCCAGCAGGTAGCTGCCCACCACCTTCAGCTCGGTCGGGGGGACGAAGCGGAACTTCCCCTTCACGCTGAACGGCACCTGCAGGAACGGGACCTGCACACCCTTGGGGAGCCAGGCCTGGTCGGTGAGCTGGGAACAGACAGGACACACAAAATGTTCTAAGCATCACCAACAGCAGATGCGCAGGGACCAGGACCCCTCTCCCCACACAACTGCAGGCACCTGCACCCAGGGCTTAAAGAGTGTCCCCCGTGCCCCTCCAAGATAAAGcaaagtaatatttttccagttcctAAGGGAGATAGTCCATGAGGACCTCTGCTTgcacagcaacagcagagcCTGCTCCATACAGGGGTCTTGCCaccttctccatccctctgGAACGTACTTCAGTTTCTGGGGTCTCTGGGATGGCACTCAGCAGGCTGCTAATTTCATGGAGGAAAGCATCaatcttcttcttctttgtctCCTTCAATGTCACCTCCTTCAGAAGCTCTTCAATCTGTAGGGGAAAAGGGGACCATCAAAGGCAGCTACAACACTGCACAACAGCTACAACTATGCACAATTGCTCCTGCCCTTTACCTTGTCCTCCAGCACCAACCACAAGCCTGGTGAAGAGGGCAGCAGGTGAGCTGGGGAACACTCCTGCACCTCTCCATGAGCCCTGCCTGGAGCCGGGAGTCCGGTCAGCCCATGGGCAGAAGAATAAGGCAGCTCCTGCTATCTCCTGTGAAGTGCTAGAGGGCAATCAACTCCATCCCCACCAACTTCTGTATGAGGTCCAGCCACAAAAAACCCTGATGTGATTCACATAGACATAGCTCCCAGAAAGGCTTTTTCTGTGACAGAGTATCAGCTTCAGGAAACAACCCTGCAGGTTCACACCATGAGGCAGACCCTAGAGATCCCACCACCAACACCAGCAGGTAGCCAGGAGATCAAAGCTGCTCCTCATAAAAATCACCAACATTACAACCACCATCTAGTTACCAGCCTGACCTCCTCCTAACACAGGCAGCCTGCTTTGCCCAGGAcataaaaaaatcctcctgtCCCATCCAGAAGCTGGTGAAAGACAGCAGGAGGACACAGCTGGTGATGTTACTTCCTCACCCCGGAGATGCAACAGTTGCACTTCCACTATATCGCAGTTATGTGCTGGGGGGCTTCAATTTTAATAGTGTAAACGAGGCACAGAGCCTGGTGCGGGACGGTACCAGGAATTACGGTGGAAATACCAGTAACACGCTAGGTGCCTTGTAAAGCCTGTGCCTTCCGTCCCTGCCCCgtgcccagctcctgcagaggagcggccgctgcccggatTCATCGGGCCAGGAGGGCTCAGCGGCCCGGGGTCTCTTCCCCAGGCGGTTCCTGGAAAGCTTCGGGTCCGGGATCCCGCTGCCCTCACCCCCCAGCTTTGCCCCCCAGAGACACTGAGCGCGGCCAACGGCGGCTCCCCGGGCCGGCGGGCCTCCCGGCTGACCTGCAGGCGGAGCAGGCTGGAGTGGAAGAGATCCTCCGTCTCCTTCAGCTGGCTCAGCTCCTCGCTGGTCGGCGGCTTGTAGAGCTCGGCCCGGCTTAGCTTCGCCGGCTGCAGGGCTCCGGCCTCGCCAGGGGCGGCCCTCTTCTCAccccgcggcgcggccccggccccggccccggccccggcaggGGGGTCCCGGCCCTGCGCCGCCGCCTCCGGAGAGCCCTGCGAAGAGAAGACAGGACGGTTCGAATACCCAGAGCCCCGCGGGCCCTACGGACACCGGCCTCCCaaggccccgccgccgcctcaccgCCATGGCCGCCGccaccacagacacacacacgcgcgcgcgccAGGGCCCCGCCAGCCACGTGCAGCGCCCCGCACCCTGCTGGCCGCCCAGCGCCGCTCCCCATTGGCCGAGCGTCGCAGCACGAGGCTCCTATTGGCCGCGCCGGCTGCGCCCCGCCTTCCCGCCCCGCCCACGGAGGCGCCGACGGAGCCGAGCTCGCCTGAGcggattgggggggggggggaggaggcgcGTTTCCTCGCTTTGCGGCAGGTCGCGCGGGGAGCCGTACGGTTTTGCAACAGTTACGGGTGCTTGGCGGCAGCGCGGCTCCCGCCCCGCAGGggtgtgggctggggggggggtctccccgCGGCGGGGGTCGCTGCCCCTCGGGCTCATCGCGGGGCACAGACCCAGGCTCGCCCCACCCTGAggtgctccctcctgccccgggCACCGCAGGCCTCTTGCTGGGACCCCCAACCCCCTCGGGCTTCCCCCTCCCATGGCTGGGATGGAGACCAGAGCTGCCCCCGCCGGCTGCCTAGGCCAGGCGGGCTGTAAGCCAAATCCACAACCTTTATCCCCAAAAGTGCAGCTTTCGGGGCAGCCCGGCGTGGTTTCACGTTCGGGCTGGCCGCAGGTGGGTGCTGCAAACCGGCTCACCCCACGGGACAAACCTGATCCAGGACCAGCATTACCCCACTGACCAGGGCCTACCTGCGGTGTCTCTTAGGGACCCTGATTTAAGCGGTAGCATGTGTTTTACATCGTGTTCAAAAGGGACCTTAAAATAATTGAGGAGGGGAGATTAAGTGTATCGAGGTTTAATAAACATACTAGACTCCAGTTTTCAGTCTGATGCAACTTCGTACTCTACACACGGAGAAAATACAGAGCTGTGTGGGTGTAGGGATTAGGTGGGTAACCAGTGCATGAGTGGGGCTCGGAGCAGCTAATGCCAGCTGAATATAAACATGTAAAACAAGCTGCAGTTTGCACAGTACACATGATTCTGGCAAACAGCTCAACCAGGTCTGGAAAATAATCCCTCTCCGGTTTTGAGCCTTGGGTGGCTCAGTGACAGAGCTGCCTTCTGTCGTGAGGATTTTCAAACAACCCTGTAGTGGGTTGACCCTGactggacgccaggtgcccaccaaagctgctctatcagtccctttctcagctggacaggggagagaaaatataacaaaaagctcatgagtcgagataaggacagggagagatcaatcaccaattaccatcatgggcaaaacagactcaaggaaatcagtttaatttactagcaatcaaatcagagtaggataatgagaagtaaaactaaatattaaaaacaccttcccctcacccttcccttcctctcaggcttaactttactcccaattttctctacctaaAACCCCCAGGCTGTGCCAGGGAAGGGGGAATgagggttggggtcagttcatcacgcattgtctctgccactccatCCTCCTCAGcgggaggactcctcactctttcTCTGCaccagcgtggggtccctcccatgggagacagttctccacaaacttctccagtgtgagtcctttccacaggctgcagttcttcatgaactgctccagcgtgggtcccttccaccaggccacagtccttcaggcacagactgctccagtgcaggctttcccatggagtcacggccatcttggggggcatccccctgctccggcatggggttcctccccaggctgcaggtggagatctgctcccccatggacctccctgggctgcagggggacagcctgcctcaccatggtcttccccacgggctgcaggggaatctctgctcttccccacgggctgcaggggaatctctgctccggcgcctggatcccctcctccccctccttctgcactgacctgggggtctgcagggttgtttctctcacatgttctcactcctctctccggctgctgtttctgttccacagcaacttttttcccttcttaagtatgttctcccagaggcgctaccactatcactaattggctcagccttggccagcagcgggtccctCTTGGAACCAGCTGGCACTGGCCCTGTCAGACACAGGgaaagcttccagcagcttctcacctgcccctgtagcccccccccccccccaaaaccttgccatgcaaacccaatacaaaccCTGAGTTACTTGACATTTTTAAGACACAGTGAAGACAGAGAAACGTTTCCTGCACCCAGAAAAGagctttattttccaaagcagcctggctgcaggcagcaaggcGGGGTTGATCCTGGCCAGGGCGAGTACAGAGCTGCCTGTACACTGCAGAGTCAGGGTCTGGTACTTCATGGTTAATTGGGGTGGACATCCTGTACGTGACCTGCAGAGACCACAAAGCAAAGCCGTGGCAGCCTGACCCAGCTTGGCCGGCTGCCGCAGGGGCTGGAACAGGcaccaggagcagggctgggccaGCAGCGGCCTACGTGTGGATTAGCAGAGTGGGAGAAATACTCCCTGTATGTATGCCTTTACATATATGTGCCTTTACAAAAGCAACTCCAAACCCCAGGTCTGACCGGATTTGGGTTGTCTGGGGATTTAAAAGCCTACCCCATGTGTGTCCCTGAATGGGAGGTCACAGATTTGGGACTCAGATAATTTTAGTACACTTTCCAGCTCTTTGACTGGCTTTTGCGTAACTGTAGGCAGTTTAATTCACTTCTCTGTGCCCTACCATGCACCACTGTGAAGTAGGGATGTTGTGACTCCAGTGGGACTGTCCTTCTTTAGAAGCAATCTGCTCCCGGATTGCATCCCAGCCTGGAGCGTGTCATGTCCACGCCAGGTCCAAATCCTTCTCCCTGAACACTGACCACTCTTAGTTCAGTTTTTAACCTGTGCTGTGGGAGCACCATAAGCAGGatttcttcaaaagcaaatgtGTAGGCATGTTAAGACAGAGGGTAGAAGATCACATATCCGTCCTGAAGGCAactttagaagttcagagaacTCCCCAGTGAATTGGGCTGAGCTCTGTCCCCAACACAGGACCCCTAAGCCAAATCAGCCTACTGCTTGTGGGCTGTGCTCGCAGGAAATATGAGCAGGTTTGGGGAAAAACAAGCaggtttggaagaaaaataagcaggCTGGGTGTTTGGAGGATGTCTGCAGCTGATTTTCTGTCTGCCCTGCAGGTCTTCGCTGCATCTGGCTTGCAATGGAGCGAGGCAAGCTCTCACCCTTACCTCTGCTAGAGAAAGCAGAACAATGCTGTGTCCACCTGTGCCGACGGCTGCCCAGATTTCACCCTGCAGAGCTTGTTTCCACacgctgctgctgtgcagcatcTCTGCCTGGGAAATCCCAGTGCCAAGTTCCTGCTCGAGACCAGGGATCATTTCTGCTCCCAAAAAAGGCTGGCATCAGCCTGTGTCACCTGTTCTGCTACCTACCTGGGCATGGCAGCCAGCTTCATTGCCAAGAGCCTCTCAAGCCTCACGCCCCTGGTATTT contains the following coding sequences:
- the NOL6 gene encoding nucleolar protein 6, with protein sequence MAGSPEAAAQGRDPPAGAGAGAGAAPRGEKRAAPGEAGALQPAKLSRAELYKPPTSEELSQLKETEDLFHSSLLRLQIEELLKEVTLKETKKKKIDAFLHEISSLLSAIPETPETELTDQAWLPKGVQVPFLQVPFSVKGKFRFVPPTELKVVGSYLLGTCIKPEINVDVAVTMPREIFQDKDNLNQRYHRKRALYLAHIAQQFSKEKLFGSVKFAYMNSNHLKPILLLRPQGKDEKMVTVRLHACPAPGLFKPSRFYPGKNNVRTAWFMEQSTPKEGAPEPPTPHYNNSILCDTVLLSHLHFLSSAATDFPGMKDGLALLKVWLNQRQLSKGLGCFSGFLVSMLVAYLLMKRKIVKMMSGYQVLRSTLQFLATTDLSVTGISLAKDVDASLPVLDDFHQAFEVVFVDPSGLVNLCADMTASKYHQVQFEAKRSMEILDDRMVDGFQVLLMTAKPMLRAFDHVFHLKHASKLQGACKKMQLLNELMDRGGNYVATALPFVVSLLARGLAGRALLVAHSLPQIPEWSIDAEPPKHKDVGPLTFGLLFVPEFAASTLEKGPQADHPEALDFRTFWGEKSELRRFQDGSICEAVVWEADTICQKRLIPEQIVRHLLKLHADIPESSICYNGALLESVIRTGQKESGTGEEAMVSVVCSYDDLSRKLWNLKGLPLTVTAVQGVHPALRYTDVFPPIPMKPIYSFHTRIRTKHLLLPSEEKPCPAYIAPLKIICHMEGSGQWPQDKEAIKRIKAAFHLQLAELLQQQHQLVCRPAVTHTDVYKDGYVFRLQVAYHREPLILKEVVTPEGMLKYQDTEESRQLELETLHLPYLTSSLHGLQQQHPVFGSTCRLVKRWVCAQLLSDNISEECVDLLVAFLFLHPAPFTPPSSPQVGFLRFLDLLATFDWKNNPLIVNLNAGLTEADCTEIKNKFVAARSRLPVMFIATPKDRWSSMWTQERPSVQILQRLLVLASESLRTLEEQLMDPQNSQDVKMVFRPPLDFYDVLIHLNPNQIPRHLESVDQPLKSFSRGVVKNSTAVKILFPVVDYDPVQCYLQELRDAFSDLALFFYDKHGGEVIAVLWKPLSFQPQPFKVSSMKGRMVITLNNELVCVPNVEAILEDFKVLGEGLVKSVEARTEKWTI